The proteins below come from a single Mycobacterium parmense genomic window:
- a CDS encoding alpha/beta fold hydrolase — MPSPDPTTTERLVDTNGVQLRVIEAGDRGAPVVILAHGFPELAYSWRHQIPALAEAGYHVLAPDQRGYGGSSRPEAVEAYDIHELTADLVGLLDDVGAERAAWVGHDWGAPVAWHAPLLHPDRVAAVAALSVPALPRSHVAPTKAWRKLFGENFFYILYFQEPGVADAELNGDPARTMRRMMGGLTGSGGPEAMLKMAAPGPQGFIDRLPEPDGLPDWISQEEIDHYVSEFSRTGFTGGLNWYRNFDRNWETTAELDGATIGVPCLFMAGTGDPVLSFTSRDRVSEVISGPYREVMIDGAGHWLQQERPDEVNAELLGFLKGVTW; from the coding sequence ATGCCCTCTCCCGATCCCACGACGACCGAGCGGCTCGTGGATACCAACGGTGTGCAACTCCGGGTGATCGAGGCGGGCGACCGCGGCGCGCCCGTCGTCATCCTGGCTCACGGCTTCCCCGAACTCGCGTACTCGTGGCGACACCAGATACCGGCCCTGGCCGAGGCGGGCTACCACGTGCTGGCGCCCGATCAGCGCGGCTACGGCGGCTCGTCGCGGCCCGAAGCGGTCGAGGCCTACGACATTCACGAACTGACCGCCGACCTGGTCGGCCTGCTCGACGACGTCGGCGCCGAACGGGCCGCGTGGGTCGGACACGACTGGGGCGCGCCGGTGGCGTGGCACGCGCCGCTGCTGCATCCCGACCGGGTCGCGGCCGTCGCCGCGCTGAGCGTGCCGGCGCTACCCCGCTCGCATGTCGCGCCGACGAAGGCGTGGCGCAAGCTCTTCGGCGAGAATTTCTTCTACATCCTGTATTTCCAGGAGCCGGGTGTCGCCGACGCCGAGCTCAACGGCGACCCGGCCCGAACCATGCGCCGGATGATGGGCGGCTTGACGGGTTCCGGCGGCCCGGAAGCGATGCTGAAGATGGCGGCCCCCGGTCCGCAGGGTTTCATCGATCGCCTTCCCGAACCCGACGGGCTGCCCGATTGGATCAGCCAGGAGGAAATCGACCACTACGTCAGCGAGTTCTCCCGCACCGGTTTCACCGGGGGCCTGAACTGGTACCGCAATTTCGACCGCAACTGGGAGACCACCGCCGAACTCGACGGCGCCACAATCGGTGTGCCCTGCCTCTTCATGGCGGGGACGGGCGACCCGGTCCTGTCCTTCACCAGTCGCGACCGTGTTTCGGAGGTGATCTCCGGGCCCTACCGCGAGGTGATGATCGACGGCGCCGGACATTGGCTGCAGCAGGAACGGCCCGACGAGGTGAACGCGGAACTGCTCGGATTCCTGAAAGGGGTCACCTGGTGA
- a CDS encoding VOC family protein, whose amino-acid sequence MRLDHIVVWTRDPRVSMDFYSRVVGLAPVRFDEFEAGEAPFPSVRVCGDSIIDLIPVDNAAGTESMTRVKGSAGHPVNHLCLALSKDEYDALDRRLQSEGVDTSSRLHHSFGARGWSPQTFYFADPDGNVLEARYYE is encoded by the coding sequence GTGAGGCTGGACCACATCGTGGTGTGGACGAGGGACCCGCGGGTCTCGATGGACTTCTATTCGCGCGTGGTCGGCCTGGCGCCGGTCCGATTTGACGAATTCGAGGCCGGCGAGGCGCCCTTCCCGAGCGTGCGGGTGTGTGGTGACTCGATCATCGACCTGATCCCGGTGGACAACGCCGCCGGCACCGAGTCGATGACGCGGGTGAAGGGCAGCGCCGGCCACCCCGTCAACCATCTCTGCCTGGCGCTGTCCAAAGACGAGTACGACGCGCTGGACCGGCGCCTGCAATCCGAAGGCGTGGACACCAGCTCGCGACTACACCACTCGTTCGGGGCCCGGGGCTGGTCGCCGCAGACGTTCTACTTCGCCGACCCCGACGGCAACGTCCTCGAAGCCCGCTACTACGAGTAG